From Solibacillus sp. FSL W7-1464:
CTGCAATCTTTTTTAATGTCGGTGTGCCAGGCTCGACGACTTTTCGTGCTACTACATCTGCATCAACGATTGGCAATCCGTATGACTCAATCATTTTTGCAACTGTGCTCTTTCCGCTGGCAATACTACCTGTTAACCCAATAATCACAGCAATTCCCCTTTACTTTTGACATTGCGGACAATATGTCGATGTTCTTCCCGCGATGACGATCGATTCTGTATTTGTTTCACATGCAACACATTGCTTTTTTCCATACATTTTCAGCCGATGCTGCATTGTCCCTGCACCGCCATTAATACTGCGGTAATCCGAAATTGTCGATCCGCCCGAATCAATGCTTTCCTGCAACACATCACAAATGACATGAAAGAGTTTCGTCTTTTGCTCACGACTTAACTCACTTGTTATTTTCCCCGGATGAATAAGCATTTTGAACAATGCTTCGGTTGCATAAATATTGCCGCAACCGGAAATCACCTGGCCGTCCATGATGACTTCCTTAATCGGTTTCTTTGAGAACTTCGGTTTTTCGCTTTGCATAAGGAAAAAATCACAGGCGATTTTATCAAATGGCTCCGGCGCCATTTTTAACAATGGAGGATGGTCGGCAATTTCCTTAATAAAGCGCAGTTCGCCAAAACGGCGGATATCAGCATAGACAAGCAGCTCTCCGCTTGCCAATGTGAATATCGCATGAATATGCTTACGGAATTTTTCTTCTGTTATTTCCAGCACATCATTCACAACAAACCATGCGCCACTCATACCTAAATGATTCACTAATATAAAACGTTCATCATTTTTCTTGAGATGAAAGAATATATATTTCGATCTGCGCTCCAGTTTATCGATTGTCATATCGCGTACTAATAGTTCAAATTGTGAAGGCTTTGCATTTTTTACAATCGCCTGTTTACCTGCTTCATGTGATGTATAAACGACATCCGATAAAGAGACAGATTCAATCGTTTTCCCTTCTACGATTGGTCGTAAATCACGTACGACCCCTTCTACTTCTGGTAATTCCGGCATAAATGGTACTCCTTATTTCGCATCGTACCATGTAGGACCATATGAAAACTCAACCTTTAACGGCACACTTAACTTAATTGCATTTTCCATAACTTCAGGTACGATACGTTCTAAAATTTCAACTTCTTCTTTTGGTGCTTCAAAAATAAGCTCATCGTGTACTTGCAATAATAGCTTCGTCTGTAATCCTTCTTGTTCAAGACGAGCATTCATGTCAATCATTGCTTTTTTAATAATATCCGCTGCACTTCCTTGGATCGGTGTGTTCATCGCAGTACGCTCCGCAAAACTTCTTAAATTGAAGTTCGAGCTTGTGATGTCCGGCAAGTAGCGGCGGCGATTTAAAATCGTTGTAACGAAGCCGGCTTTTTTGGCCTCTTCAATACTTGTGTCCATATAGTTTTTTACACCCGGGAAGCTTTGCAAGTAGTTTTCGATAAAAATTGCCGCTTCTTTACGTGTAATATCAAGGCTTTGCGATAAGCCATAATCACTGATTCCATATACGATTCCAAAGTTTACAGCTTTTGCTGTGCGACGCATTAAGCTTGTCACATCGTCCGGGTTTTCAAGATCAAACACATCCATTGCCGTACGCGTATGGATGTCCATTCCTTGCTGGAATGCCTCCACAAGCGCTTCATCACCGCACATATGAGCCAATACACGCAGTTCGATCTGAGAATAGTCAGCAGCAAACAGAATCCAGTCTTTTTTTGACGGAACAAATGATTTTCGAATTTTACGCCCTTCTTCCAGGCGAATCGGGATATTTTGTAAATTCGGGTTTGTTGAGCTTAAACGCCCTGTTGAAGTTAATGCCTGCTGGAAACGGGTATGCACTTTGGAATCCTCTTCATGAACTTCTTTAATCAACCCTTCAATATACGTTGACTTCAGTTTTGCGATTGTTCGGTATTCCAGAATATGCTTTACAATATCATGCTCGGACTGCAGCTTCTCCAGCACATCGGCAGCTGTTGAATATCCTGTTTTCGTCTTTTTAATGACAGGTAAGCCAAGCTTATCAAACAAAATGACACCAAGCTGTTTCGGTGAATTAATATTGAATTTCTCGCCTGCCAGCTCATAAATTGTCGCTTCCATTACTTCAAGCTTCGCCTTCAGTTCATCACCCATTTGACGCAATGTACCGATATTGACCGTTATCCCTTCACTCTCCATCTTTCCTAAAATATGTGCAAGCGGCAGCTCCAGATTTTTGTATAATTCAAACTGTTCATTTTCCTTCAGCTTTTGCTCTAAAACTGGCTGCAGCTTCCAAACTGCCACGGCTTTTCTGCTTACATGTTCAGCTACATGATCTGCCCCAGGAACAATCCACTTTGCCCCTTTCCCGTAAATTGCTTCATTGGACTGAACGTCCTGATAACCGAACTCTTTTGCAAGTGTTGCAACATCATCACCTGAAATCGAAGGCTTTAAAATGTATGAAGCTAACAATAAATCAAACTCCACACCTTTTAGCTCAATCCCTAAACGATGGAGCATTGCTTGTGTCGCTTTGCTGTCTACAATGTATTTCTTCTTTGTTTCATCTTGTAGCCATGCTTTTAACTCAGCATTATCAATCACATTATCAATCGCTGTATATACCGTACGTTCCCCGTCTGCCAAGGCTAAACCGAGAGCATTACAGCTATGGTAATGTTCATTTTCCAACTCCAGGTGGATCGCCATCGTATCTTTTAACATGTCGGCCGTAATAGCCTGCACATTTTCAAATACTAATTCAGCTTGTTCCGTTTCCACTGCTTCAAAATCGCTCTTTTCGATTAATGATTTAAAGCCAAGCTCCTGCCATACATCAAGAAGTGATTCCTCATCCGGACCTGAATAAGCTAAATCATCCAGTTTAATCGTAAGCGGTACATCTGTATGAATTGTCGCAAGCTTTTTTGATAAGTGCGCCATTTCTTCATTATCTATCAGTTTTTCTTTCATTTTCGAAGCTTTCAATGTATCCATCGCTTCATATAGTTTTTCAATCGTACCGTGTTCCTTTAATAATTTAATCGCTGTTTTTTCACCAACGCCCGGTACACCCGGAATATTATCCGATTGATCGCCCATAAGCCCTTTCATATCGATAATTTGCTCCGGCGTCAGTCCATACTTTTCTTCAATATGTGCTGGTGTATATTTTTCGATATCGGTAATCCCTTTACGGGTAATATATACTGTGACATCCTCTGTTGCGAGCTGCGTTAAATCCTTATCCCCTGAAACAACGATAACTTCCATCCCTTGTGCGGCAGCCTGTTTCGCCAGTGTTCCGATAATGTCATCTGCTTCGTACATTTCCAGCTCATAGCGTTTAATCTTATACGCATCAATCAGCTTTCGAATATAAGGGAATTGTTCGGAAAGCTCTGGCGGAGTTTTTTGACGTCCCCCTTTATATTCACCGAATGATTCATGACGAAAAGTCGTTTTGCCGGCATCGAACGCAACAAGCATTTGTGTCGGATTTTCCTCACCGATAATTTTTTGCAGCATTGTCGTAAATCCGTAAGTCGCATTTGTATGAATTCCACTGTCATTCGTCAGCAGCGGCAATGCAAAAAAGGCGCGATAAGCCAATGAGTTTCCATCTAATAAAAGCAATTTTTGTTTTGTCATGCGCGTTCCTCCATTAATCAATTTCACCTCGGTGTGATTACGCTCAGATTCGAGTCAGGTTTGCAGGATACGAATCAGTCGTCCGGCGCTTCTAACCTGATTTTCTTTTAAATACTCTTTGCCGAATCTGTTGCTCCAACCGGAGGCATCAACTTCTGGCGTGTGTTCAAAACGCACCGAAAGAAGTTACATTACGATTGTATGTTCTCCTTCTACTTTAGCGATTATTGCGGTGAATTGCCAACATAAACGCAATTTCTTCTTCAATAAAATTCATATTCGCCACAATTAAGCAGGACACTAAGCGACTGTCGCTCCAAAGGACTTGGGCATCAGCAGGCAATATCCTCTAGTCGCAATGACTCATATCATCTAAAACTTCACCTTATAATCCTTCTACAAACGGAAACCTTCCAAAACATGTATTCCCCGACTAAAAAGAAAAAATCCAGATGAATGCAATATAGCATAATCTGGATTTTTCCATCATTGGATTAAGTTCATTTAGTCTAGAAGTTATTTATACAATTAAAGAAAATCTTTATATTTTGAAGTGATTAATTTGTCCTTTTAACTTAATAATCATTTCATTCAATTCGTGTGCGATACTCAGCATTTCTTCAGTCGATGCTGTCTGTTCTTCTATTGATGCAGCAATACTTTGAGAATGCTCATTGGATTCTTCCAATGACTGAACCGTTACATCCGTTGTTTCAAGTACCAGATTAGAGTCCGTTGCGATGCCTTGGAATGCATCGGTTACATTTTGAATTTCATTTTTCATATTATCCACTAATTTAGAAATTGTATTAAATGTTTCAACAGCCGAATAGATCGTAATGCTTTCCTGCTCGATTTTTGTCACTACATTATTAATTGCAACAACAGATTCATTTGAGTCTTTCTGCATTTCATTAATCAACGTCGTAATGTCGCTCGCCGAATTCGCTGATTGTTCTGCCAATGAACGAACTTCATCCGCTACTACTGCGAACCCCTTCCCGTATTCCCCGGCTCTAGCCGCTTCGATTGCCGCATTTAACGCAAGTAAGTTGATTTGATCTGAAATACTTGAAATAATTTTCGTGATTTTACCAACTTCTAAAGAACGGCTATTCATTTGTTCTGTTTTCATTAATGACATTTTTGCCGTTTCATTAATTGTTTCGATTCCTGCAACAGACTTATGAATAACTTCTATTCCTTGTGTTGCGACAGTATTGGTATCTATCGCCTCCTGTGCCACTATTTTCGTGACATTAGAAATTTCTGCAATTTTAAACGCAATCTGTTCTACTGCCACCCGGTTTTGAACAGCACCTTCTGTAATCAACTCAGTGCTAGAAGCAATCTCCTGAATCGCGCCCGATACCTGATTCGATGTAACTGTTAACTGTTCGACCGTTTCTTTCAAAATCGAAGAACCTTCCTCGACATGATCGGATGTGTCGACTACATGATAGATAGTCTCTCTCAATTGCGACTGCATATCCGAGAAGCTAGTCGATAAACGACCGATTTCGTCATGATTATGAACTTCCAATTGTTTGGATAAATCACCCTGTGCCACAATTTCAGTGTGATTTAAAAGCTGATTTAAAGGATTCACAATTTTGTTTGAAACGATAACCGCTATAATTGAACCTATAATCAATGCAGCAAGCAGTGAAGCAAAAATAATTGTAATTAACAATCTATTCAATTCATCAACAAAATCTGCATCCGCATCCAATCCCAGAACAGAATCCGTCCCGGGAATTTGAAGAAAGGTTGATTGATGTTTACCATAATCATCTTCATAAATATCGCTCGCCACTATTTCCGTTGTGGAAAGTGCTGCTGTCTGATCTTCTGTAAAAGGAAGCGGTGTCAGGTAATCTTCCGAATTCCCCAATACGAGAATAACTTCCTCTCCGTCGACTTTACTCATAATATAGGCATTTTCCAAATCAAACTCATTTTGGAAATCGGTTGTGAATGCCAGTAATTTTTCATATGAAGCCTTGTTTTTCTTAGCATCATTCACTATACCCGTGTCAAAAAGCGTACTGAATTTTTCCATACTCAACAATAAGTTTTGATTATGCTGCGGAATGATCTGATTATTGATCAAATTGCTGGATACCAAGAATAGAACCGAACTAAAAACAATACCTAACAAAATAATCGGTACTAAAATTCCTAATAAAATTCTGGTTTTTACTGAATTAAATTTTTTTAACATTTATCTTGCTCTTCAAAACAATTATGAAATTGTTTTAACCAAGCGTCCCCCCCAAATTTAGTTATTCGCATACAAGTTTTCTTCTTTTTCTACATATTTCATAATAAGATATAGTCATTTTGTGCCAGTGATTCACTACAAAAGAAAATGACAGCAAACGTCGCGCCCTGCTCGTAAGGAATACGACAACTTCTATGTATGGATCATTAATGAAAAAACACGCATTATTACCTAATTTTTCTGAATATATAAGTATTTTTACCCTAAAAAAAATCATTTTATTCTATGCACAAATGACTATGCTTGTTATATTATACACATTTTTTTAAATTTGCCTATTTATTTTCAATTTCTTTAAATAATCTTGTTATAAAAAAAACCGCATGGGATAAAATCCCCCGCGGTCTAATTATCTATTTAATTTTATTTTTGAACTTCACAACATGTACACCGTTTTTTTCTTCTTTATAAAAAATTTCTTCAAAAATAACCGTTAATAAAAATGCATTTAAAAATGGAATGATGACATACATCGGCATCCCGCCTAAATCGTATGGCATTAACCCGCGCGCAAATACTTCTACGAATCCAATCTGTGTGAAATAAAAGATCATGCCAATACCTACTTGCCAAATTGGTCGTTTATCTTCACGTTTTTCAAACCATAATACTTTTTTGAATGAATCCCGTACATCTTCTGCAATAAATAAACTTAATACTAAAATAGCAATAAATAAAATTGGTATATGAAAAATTTCCACCTTCACGAAATTAATATTAGATTGATAAAAAAGCGCCGTTACAGATGTTGCCATAATAAAAGCGATTAAACTATTCTGTATTACTTTACTCAAACTTCGCCACTCCCCCTGTATGAACTAACTATACTATAGTATAACAGTAAAATAATAGTTTCCAATAATATAATTTGAAAATTTAATGAAGTTAAATAATGTAATTTTTTCCACACAAAGAAAAAGCCATTTGGAACGGTTACATTCCAAATGGCCTTCACATATTTTAATCCAATTGACCGGATAAAAGTTTAGCATATGGCGAGTCTGACGGGATAATAATCATTGTCTCATTGCCGATTGTTTTCTTGTATGATTCCAACGTTCTGAATAGACTGTAGAATTCCGGGTCTTTCGAGTAAGCGGCATTATAGATTTGTGCAGCCTGTGCTTCACCCTCTGCACGGATGACAGATGCTTCTTTATTTGCTTTCGCAAGTGTTACCTGTACTTCCTGATCTGTTTTTGCCTCTTTACTGCGCTTTTCCGCATCCCCTTCAGAAAGATACTTTTGCGCAATCGATTGACGTTCCGAAACCATTCTTGTATAAACAGACTGCTCGTTTTCCTCCGGTAAATCCGTACGGCGAATACGGACATCAATTACTTCAATACCGAAATTGGCTGAATCGATTAACTCATTGACACGCTGTGTAACACGGTCATTAATATTCCCGCGTTTCGAATCTTTTTCATTAATAATATCGCCGTATTCCGTCTGACCGAACTCTGTACGAAGTGCCGAATAAATGAATTCCTCCATACGATTCTCCGCATTCAGCAACTGTCCGGCATTTGAAATTAACGCCTTTGGATCCGTAACACGCCAAACCGTATAGTTATCGATTATAATTCGCTTTTTATCCTTCGTACTGATCTCTTCTTCTGTCATATCATGTGTCATTAAATTGCTTGGAAGAGTCGTCACACTTTGAATGAACGGGATTTTCATATGAAGTCCAGGTTCACTTTCGTACTTCACTACTTCCCCGAACTGGCGAACTACTTTATATTCGTTTTCTTTTACGATATACAGATTCGCAAATACGATGATTAATACAGCAAATACAACAGTTAATACAATTGCAGAAGATACCCATTGCTTTACATTTATCGGCTTTTTATCTTTCTTTAATGGTGTAGGTGCTTTTTTGGCTTTTGTCTCACCATTATTTACTTGTTGATCAGAATCATTTGCTTTCGGTACTTCCTTAACTTCTTTCGATCCTTTTTTGTTGCCGAACAGTTTTTTCACAAATTCATCTAAATCGCCATCAAAATTATTTTTGTTGTTACTCATTCACTTTTGCTCCCTTCTTTTTTCTCTTCTGTAGAAGGAGGTGTCGTTTGCATTGGCTGAATCGGCAAGT
This genomic window contains:
- the mutM gene encoding bifunctional DNA-formamidopyrimidine glycosylase/DNA-(apurinic or apyrimidinic site) lyase, translated to MPELPEVEGVVRDLRPIVEGKTIESVSLSDVVYTSHEAGKQAIVKNAKPSQFELLVRDMTIDKLERRSKYIFFHLKKNDERFILVNHLGMSGAWFVVNDVLEITEEKFRKHIHAIFTLASGELLVYADIRRFGELRFIKEIADHPPLLKMAPEPFDKIACDFFLMQSEKPKFSKKPIKEVIMDGQVISGCGNIYATEALFKMLIHPGKITSELSREQKTKLFHVICDVLQESIDSGGSTISDYRSINGGAGTMQHRLKMYGKKQCVACETNTESIVIAGRTSTYCPQCQK
- the polA gene encoding DNA polymerase I, producing MTKQKLLLLDGNSLAYRAFFALPLLTNDSGIHTNATYGFTTMLQKIIGEENPTQMLVAFDAGKTTFRHESFGEYKGGRQKTPPELSEQFPYIRKLIDAYKIKRYELEMYEADDIIGTLAKQAAAQGMEVIVVSGDKDLTQLATEDVTVYITRKGITDIEKYTPAHIEEKYGLTPEQIIDMKGLMGDQSDNIPGVPGVGEKTAIKLLKEHGTIEKLYEAMDTLKASKMKEKLIDNEEMAHLSKKLATIHTDVPLTIKLDDLAYSGPDEESLLDVWQELGFKSLIEKSDFEAVETEQAELVFENVQAITADMLKDTMAIHLELENEHYHSCNALGLALADGERTVYTAIDNVIDNAELKAWLQDETKKKYIVDSKATQAMLHRLGIELKGVEFDLLLASYILKPSISGDDVATLAKEFGYQDVQSNEAIYGKGAKWIVPGADHVAEHVSRKAVAVWKLQPVLEQKLKENEQFELYKNLELPLAHILGKMESEGITVNIGTLRQMGDELKAKLEVMEATIYELAGEKFNINSPKQLGVILFDKLGLPVIKKTKTGYSTAADVLEKLQSEHDIVKHILEYRTIAKLKSTYIEGLIKEVHEEDSKVHTRFQQALTSTGRLSSTNPNLQNIPIRLEEGRKIRKSFVPSKKDWILFAADYSQIELRVLAHMCGDEALVEAFQQGMDIHTRTAMDVFDLENPDDVTSLMRRTAKAVNFGIVYGISDYGLSQSLDITRKEAAIFIENYLQSFPGVKNYMDTSIEEAKKAGFVTTILNRRRYLPDITSSNFNLRSFAERTAMNTPIQGSAADIIKKAMIDMNARLEQEGLQTKLLLQVHDELIFEAPKEEVEILERIVPEVMENAIKLSVPLKVEFSYGPTWYDAK
- a CDS encoding methyl-accepting chemotaxis protein produces the protein MLKKFNSVKTRILLGILVPIILLGIVFSSVLFLVSSNLINNQIIPQHNQNLLLSMEKFSTLFDTGIVNDAKKNKASYEKLLAFTTDFQNEFDLENAYIMSKVDGEEVILVLGNSEDYLTPLPFTEDQTAALSTTEIVASDIYEDDYGKHQSTFLQIPGTDSVLGLDADADFVDELNRLLITIIFASLLAALIIGSIIAVIVSNKIVNPLNQLLNHTEIVAQGDLSKQLEVHNHDEIGRLSTSFSDMQSQLRETIYHVVDTSDHVEEGSSILKETVEQLTVTSNQVSGAIQEIASSTELITEGAVQNRVAVEQIAFKIAEISNVTKIVAQEAIDTNTVATQGIEVIHKSVAGIETINETAKMSLMKTEQMNSRSLEVGKITKIISSISDQINLLALNAAIEAARAGEYGKGFAVVADEVRSLAEQSANSASDITTLINEMQKDSNESVVAINNVVTKIEQESITIYSAVETFNTISKLVDNMKNEIQNVTDAFQGIATDSNLVLETTDVTVQSLEESNEHSQSIAASIEEQTASTEEMLSIAHELNEMIIKLKGQINHFKI
- a CDS encoding DNA polymerase I, whose translation is MSKVIQNSLIAFIMATSVTALFYQSNINFVKVEIFHIPILFIAILVLSLFIAEDVRDSFKKVLWFEKREDKRPIWQVGIGMIFYFTQIGFVEVFARGLMPYDLGGMPMYVIIPFLNAFLLTVIFEEIFYKEEKNGVHVVKFKNKIK
- the hflC gene encoding protease modulator HflC codes for the protein MSNNKNNFDGDLDEFVKKLFGNKKGSKEVKEVPKANDSDQQVNNGETKAKKAPTPLKKDKKPINVKQWVSSAIVLTVVFAVLIIVFANLYIVKENEYKVVRQFGEVVKYESEPGLHMKIPFIQSVTTLPSNLMTHDMTEEEISTKDKKRIIIDNYTVWRVTDPKALISNAGQLLNAENRMEEFIYSALRTEFGQTEYGDIINEKDSKRGNINDRVTQRVNELIDSANFGIEVIDVRIRRTDLPEENEQSVYTRMVSERQSIAQKYLSEGDAEKRSKEAKTDQEVQVTLAKANKEASVIRAEGEAQAAQIYNAAYSKDPEFYSLFRTLESYKKTIGNETMIIIPSDSPYAKLLSGQLD